A genomic region of Vitis vinifera cultivar Pinot Noir 40024 chromosome 7, ASM3070453v1 contains the following coding sequences:
- the LOC104879953 gene encoding F-box protein FBW2-like, giving the protein MANFGGRKNGIVSRAMWEGLNPEILALILVRIPVEELLQTIPLVCKSWWSAVAGPYCWSNIDVEDWCRRWSRFDRVDSLVRKLVRRSRGMCRRLSAYRLGDPGFAFAANWVRCLKVLQIPMSEVSDKMVEKHAVATLTVLDISYCLRITSKGLEAVGKSCKFLIQLKRNMPPLELEETEKRAKKMDDGEAMAIANTMPGLNRLELAYGRFGDHGLNAILTNCKALTHLDIEGCLYVELNGDLEQRCGQLMDFKPPWTDDDHFLAVAAAADDDTEDFSSSESE; this is encoded by the exons ATGGCCAATTTCGGCGGCCGCAAAAACGGCATCGTTTCGAGGGCGATGTGGGAGGGTTTGAACCCGGAGATACTGGCTTTGATTCTGGTTCGAATCCCCGTGGAGGAGCTGCTCCAGACCATTCCTCTGGTCTGCAAATCCTGGTGGTCCGCCGTCGCCGGACCCTACTGCTGGTCGAATATCGACGTCGAGGATTGGTGCCGCCGTTGGAGCCGCTTCGACCGAGTGGACTCGCTAGTCCGCAAACTCGTGCGCCGCAGCCGTGGAATGTGCAGGAGGCTCTCTGCATACAGACTCGGCGACCCCGGCTTTGCTTTTGCTGCTAACTG GGTGAGATGCCTTAAGGTGCTGCAGATTCCAATGAGTGAGGTCTCGGACAAAATGGTGGAGAAGCATGCAGTAGCGACTCTGACAGTCTTGGACATCAGCTACTGTTTGAGGATCACAAGCAAAGGGCTCGAAGCAGTGGGAAAGAGTTGCAAGTTCCTGATTCAGTTGAAGAGGAATATGCCACCTCTGGAGCTGGAAGAGACTGAAAAAAGGGCTAAAAAGATGGACGATGGTGAGGCTATGGCAATCGCCAACACAATGCCTGGGCTTAACCGCCTTGAACTTGCTTATGGCCGCTTTGGTGACCATGGCCTCAACGCCATTCTCACTAACTGTAAGGCCCTCACTCACCTTGACATTGAAGGGTGTTTGTACGTGGAGCTTAATGGTGACCTTGAGCAAAGGTGTGGCCAACTCATGGATTTCAAGCCCCCCTGGACCGATGATGACCACTTTTTAGCTGTGGCAGCTGCAGCTGATGATGACACCGAGGACTTTTCATCCTCAGAATCAGAATAG